The Candidatus Margulisiibacteriota bacterium region GGTCCAGGCGTTGCTGCCGAATGTGAGCGTCAGAAAGGGTTACATTTCTTTGAAGACCATTTTTATCCTGAGATAATTAATCCGGAAACAGGTGAATCGTTACCTGATGGAGAGAAGGGAGAGTTGGTTATTACGACTCTTACTAAAACAGGAACTCCGGTTTTGCGTTACAGAACACGTGATATTACCTATATTTTTGAAGACAAATGTGAGTGCGGAAGAACTCACCGTAGGATTCATAGTTTACTTGGACGCACTGATGATATGCTTATTATTAGGGGAGTCAATATTTTCCCTTCACAGATAGAGAATGTCTTGCTGAAGCAGAAAGGCATAGAACCGCATTATGTGTTGATTATTGATAGGTTTAACAATCTCGACTCTTTAGAGGTTAATGTTGAAATGAGTGATGATTTATGTTTTGATGAAGTTAAGGTTGTGGAGAGTATTGAAAAAACAATAGAACATGCTCTGCATAACGAATTGCTTATTTATGCTAAAGTAAAGCTTGTTTCGCCAAAGAGTATCCAGCGCTCAGAAGGCAAAGCTAAGCGTGTTATAGATAATAGAAAGATTTAGGAGGCAAACAATGATTAAGCAAATTTCTGTCTTTATGGAAAACAAACCTGGTAGATTATTGGAAGTGACTAAGTTATTAGCTAGTAATAAAGTGAATATTAGGACGCTTTCACTTGCGGATACTGCTGAGTTTGGTATTGCTAGACTTATTGTAGACAATCCAGATGCAGTTGTGGAAATGTTGAAGAACAATAGATTTACCGCAAGGATTACGCCAGTGTTAGCAGTGGAAGTTCCAGACGAAGCAGGCGGGCTTGCTAAAGTGCTAGAGGTTTTTTCTGAAACGGGAGTCAATGTGGAATACATGTATGGCTTTGTGGAAAAGAAACATTCAGATAAAGCTTTACTTGTTTTTAAAGTAGAAGAACCCGCTAGAGC contains the following coding sequences:
- a CDS encoding ACT domain-containing protein; its protein translation is MIKQISVFMENKPGRLLEVTKLLASNKVNIRTLSLADTAEFGIARLIVDNPDAVVEMLKNNRFTARITPVLAVEVPDEAGGLAKVLEVFSETGVNVEYMYGFVEKKHSDKALLVFKVEEPARAKEQLIAKGLTVVSEKDITS